A stretch of DNA from Granulicella pectinivorans:
CAAGGATCGGCCCAGAAAAGATCCGTCATCGCTCCATACTTGAAGCCGGCTTTGCGGAACGCCATGCTGGCCTCGGTGAGTTCGAGTTGTGCCTGGTTCAGCTTGCCGCTGAAGTCTCCGTGGAAGACTTGTCCGAAGGACTGGTGGAAGACCGGGATGCTCGAGGAGCCTGGCTGCCAACCTGCGGCCGCCCCGAAGAGTACCCCATACCAATTGTTATTGAAGAGCCCTTCGTTATCCTCATCGACGTTCCACATGGTGTTCAGTTCACCCGTGGCTCCGAGTCGCTGCCCATCGGAGACGAAGCCCTGAATGTTCCGCAACGCCTCATCGTTGTTGGGATAAATGCGGTTCCAGTTATTGATGCCAGGCGCAACCCAAGTCTCCATGCCGATGTCGGTGAAAGGACGAATCCACTTGTCGAACCCCTGGGGACGCGGGTCGTAGTCCCAAGCGACTGCGATCATGTCGCTGGGCAGCTTCTTCACCAGGTCCGGATGGGACATCGCAATATCGCCCCAGAAGAGCAGCTTCTTCTTCAGAGGCTGAAGCTGCGCGTGGATGCGCATGAGAAAGTCCATGTAGGTCTTGGGCTCACCCTGCTGCGCGACACGCTCCTTCGACTGGCCGAGGCCAAGTTCGTTGACCTCGTCTCCGCCGACATGAAGAAAGGGGCCGGGAAACATCGTCGCGATTTGCCGGAACCATTGATCGATGAGCTCGATGGAGCCTAGTGCCTGAGGAGCGAGAGCGCTGCCGTGCGGTGTTTCGGCCAGGCTCGAATACTGCTCGAACATGAGCGCGTGATGCAGATGGCCGAAGGCCTCCTGCTCGGGAATGATGGTGACGTGGTACGGCTTCGCATAGGCAACCAGCGCTGCCACGTCGGCGGGCGTCATGGCTCCGTGGTACGGGGCGGGCAAGGGATTGCCAGGATAGGCGAGTGACACCTCGCAATAGGGCGAGTAGATGTTCGCCTTGAACTGGGCCAGGACTCGGATGATGTGCTGCTGAAAGGCAAGCGTCGAGATTGGGCCGCGAGAGAGATCGTGTGAAAGGCCGCGGTATTTCATCGCGGGCCAGTCGCGGAGGATAACAGCGTGAAGCATCGCGACGGAGTGATCGACGGTGATGAGTTGTGCCAGGGTTTGGGCACCATAGAAGATGCCGGCAGAGGTGGAGGCTATGTCGTACGTTGTATTGCCCTCGCTCACGATGGCGTATCCCTCATCGTGCATGGCGGGAGTGAGTTCAATGTGATTGCGAGCAAGGATGGCGGCGGCAGAGCGAACTGTGACGCGCAGGAAAATAATGTGGACCGAAGGCCTGGCGGAAGGCTGTATGCCACGCTCTTTTAGCGTCCCGGCGAGATCGGCGGCGGCTGCCTTGTCTTCGGCGTCGCCGCCCGGCACGGAGATATTCAGTCCATGGGCCAGTGAGATGGAGCCGAGCGAGCGCACCTCGCGCGGGAGCGGGACGAGGGCGGGCTCCTGCGGGAAAGCGGTGGTGCCCAGGGTAAGAAAAAGCGCGGAGCGGATGATGGCAGACAACTTCAAGATGGTCTCCCTGCGTGTACGTCAGACAGATTTGAGTGCGGTGGAGGCCGAGCGTTGAGGCCGGATCAGCCACACCACAAGCAAAGCTCCGACAAACGGGACCAGCCCGCATACGATCATGATGGGGTCAAAGGCGTGTGTGCCGGATGTGCTGCGCGCATCGCTGAAATATCCGATGGCTTCGTAGCCGATGATTGTGCCGATGCCGGCTGCGGTGCCCGAGAGACCGCTGACCGTCGCAACCCCTCGGGGCTGATAGAGGTCCGGAGGCAAGACGTTTGCCATCACGGAGAAGGCTTGGTAGGAGAAGGTGGCGATGCCGAATAGTGCGGTCAGCACAAGCAGATTGGTTGCGAAGATCGTGGGGATAAGGAACAGGGTGCCGATGCCGCCCGCTACGACGATTGCCTTGCGAGCCGGCAAAAGAGGCCATCCACGCTGGATGAGCCAACCGGAGACCAGGCCGCCAACATAGCTTCCCGCATCGGCCGCGAGGAACGGAACCCATACAGCCAGCAGGCTGCTGCTCAGCGCAAAGCCTTTGCTCACGAGATAGATGGGGAACCAGTCGGTGATGAAGAACCATACGGGATCAGTGAGAGCGCGTGCCGCGATGCATCCCCATGTCTCACGCAGAGCAAGCAATGACTTCAGCGAGACTGGTTCGTCCGCACTATCCGTTCCGGCGAGGCGTTTCTCTTCCTGGAGCATGGAGAGCTCTTCAGCGGAGATCATCGGATGCTGCTCAGGCTGGTGATAGAACCAGCGCCACACCAGAAGCCACACCACTCCGAGCAAACCTGGAACTGCAAACGCAGCACGCCAGCCCCAGTGCCTGTAGATCCAGAAGATGAGGAACGGAGCGATAGCACCGCCGAGCGAAGAGCCACTATCGAAGAAGGCCGTTGCCAATCCACGCTCACGCGCGGGAAACCACTCGGAGACTGCCTTTGTTGCGGCCGGCCAGTTGCCCGATTCGCCCACGCCCAGCAGACAGCGAAATCCGAGGAACGAGCTCAGCCCGCCGGCCAAGGGTGTCAGCATGGATGCTACCGAGTAGAGCGCTACGCTGATGGTTGCGCCCTTACGCGTGCCCACCCGGTCGAGCAGTCGCCCCCAGAAGACCTGGCCTACGGTGTATGTGACGCGAAAGCCGATGACGAGCTGCGCGTAATCGCGGTTATCCCAGAGGAACATTTGCTTGAGGTTTGGCGCGAGCAAGGCGAGCGACTGCCGGTCGAGATAGTTGATCACCGTCGAGGCGAAGAGGAGCACACAGATCCACCAGCGAATGCTGCTGGTACGGCGTGGCGGAGCACTGTGCGACACGTCCATCATCTTTTCCTCTTGATGACTATTTCGCGATTTCCTGGAGAGAGCTGGTGTAGTACGCTCCACCGGCGGCGCCGGTGCTTATGTGCGATTCGATGAAGCCTACGATACGCTTGCGATTGGCTTCAGCCTCGGGAAAGTCCTGATCGGTCCAGAAGCGTCTGGTTTTGTTGAAGTAGCCGATGCGTGCGAGGAAGTTCGCTCCGAAGTGTTCGTCTTCTTCGATGGAATCGGCGTCGCCGGCGCCCTTGAAGGATCCATCGGGCTGCAGCGACTCGGTGAGGCACCAGTGCAACATGCTGGCGATCTCAGTCTTGGTCCGCTTCTGCTGTTCGGGCGTCATGGCGCTCCAGCTTGCACCCATGAGGACGATAACGTCCATGTTGTTGTGGTTGGTCTGCACTCCATGCTCATACCAACCCACCGGGTAGTCCACATCCTTCACCGCGAAGAGCGTCGTGGCCAGTTCGCGCTTCATCGGAACATCGTTGTTGAGGGACTGTACGATGTGGAAGGTGACGCTGAGGTCATCGGCCTGCTCGCGCTTGCCCTCATGGAGGTAGCTCTCTCCCCACCAGCCCGTCTTTTGGTTGCGATACTTGTGGAGCACCAGATCGAGAAGTGTGTTCTTCATGCCTGGTGCCCAGAGATAGCCCGCCGGCTCGTCCGCCATGATGAGCCGGATAAGATCGACATACGCGAAGTTGAGCTCCTTGCGCTTGTCAATTCCGGTGTGCGCGACATCGGACTCGGTGATGGAATCGAAGTAGGCTTTCAGCTTCTCCGGCGAGTTCACGCGGTCGAGCACGCTGAAGCGGTATTTCGGCTGGATGCCGTTCGCCTTCTTCATCTGTAACACATCATAGGAGGCATCGAGGCGCTCCCACCAGATGGTGAAGCATCCACCCCATGTGCCGTCCTGCGGGCTCTCTTCCTCGGCGTGCGTCTCGAGCTCCGGATGTAGCAGGCTTTCTTTCAGGCTTTCCAGATGCTGATCGATCGCCGGGAAGTCTGCGGTATAGCCCATCAGGAAACGCGTCTCAATCATGATGTCATGGGAGCATTCAACCTTCTTTCCAGCCGCTTCACGCGCGGTGATCTCCGCCGCCATCGGTTTGAGCAGCTTCCTGCGCTGCGTCATGAGCTCACGATAGTGCGGATCGAAGCGCACCATGTCCGCGCGGATCTTGGCATCGTGATCGAGATCGGCGATCGGAGTTTGTGCGTGTCCAGCGCCCGCGAGCGTAAGGATGGTAAGGAATATCAGCAGTGATTGTTTCTTCAGCATAATGCTCCTAGACCAGCTAAAAATTCCGACTCAACGACTCGCATTCGTTCGGGCGCACGGCGTGTTCTTCATCTGCTCGCTCATCAGCATGAACGCGCCAATGCCATGCAGATCGTCCGTGTTGGCGGGACGCTTCAAATAGTAGGCAAGATCTCCAACCACCGTTCCGGCGCAGATGGCCGTCACACTCACACGGCCTTCAGGATTGGCGATCAGCTTCGTCAGCATGCCGCGGTATCCCTTACAGGCGATCCCCGCGTACTTCGGCTCGATATACCCACGCTCTACGCCCTTCGAGAGCATATAGATAAACATTGACGATGCCGAGGTTTCCAGCCAGTTACCGGGCTCATCCGCCTTGTCGACCACGTTGAACCAAAGCCCCGTATGCGGATCCTGGTAGCGCTCAAATGCCGCCGCTAGTTGACGCACAAGAGCCATTAGCTTGGGGCGGTCCGGATCGTTCTTGGGCATCGTCTCCAGAACCTCGACCAGCGCCACGCCATACCAACCGATGGAGCGCCCCCAGAAGAATGAGGAATGGTGGGTGACGGGCTGCGCCCAGGGCTCGGTGCCCAGCTCGTCATAAGCGTGGAAGAGCAAGCCGGTCTTTGGATCGTTGAGATGTGACGCATAGAGCAGCAACTGCTTCGAGGCTTCGCGATAGGCGTACTTCTGATCACCGAACATCTCTCCATACTGCACGAGGAAAGGCATCGACATGAACATGCCATCCAGCCATAGCTGGTGCGTATGCTCGACGCCTGCCCCATGCCACAAGCCACCGTCCTTCGTGCGCGGATACGTATCGAAGCGACGCCGAATCGTCTGTGCCGCTATCCTATAGCGCTCCTCACCCGTATCGCGATAGAGCGACAGCATGAGGATGCCTGGAAGCATATTGTCCAGGTCAACCAGTGGCTCGTCGATCTCTCCCTTCGCACTCACATGCGCGTCGGCCCACCCCTGTACGTAGTGCAGATACCGGAGGTCGTGTGTTCTCTCGTAGACCTTCTCAATGGCATAAAGCGTAAGGGCGCGCGTGTAGTTCCACTTGCCCAGACTCGCGAGCACCGGATGGGCCTTCATCGTCTGTTCGACAACACCCACGGATAGATCGTTGGGTAACGATCTATCCGCGTCGGCCACGGATGCCTGTTGAGCCACGGCTGCCGAAAACGCCCCTGACAAGACCAAAGGCAACAGCCAACGTCTGGCCACGGGGCGAAGATAGAAAATGGTGTGAGTCATCAACGTCAGTGCCGCCTGGTCTGGTTAGAAGCGCAGTTTGAGTGAGAGCTGCGCGATGCGCGGCGTGTATCCACCATTGCTTATGATATTGCCGAATCCGGATGCGGCTACATCGTTCACAGGGTCGGCGAGGTTCGTCTTATTCAACACGTTGAAGTACTCCGCGCGGAACTGGAGAACGGTCTGTGCGTAGATTGGAAAGACGCGATACAGGCCCGAGTCCCAGTTCACATAGCCCGGTCCCGTAAGAGCCCCCTTGCCCATGTTGCCAAAGCTTCCATATGCCGGGCTTGAGAAGGCGGAAACGTTGAGGAAGTTCCGGCAGGGCCCGCTGCTGGAGGTGCAGCTTCCACCGCCATAGGCTTTGGTACCGTTGAACTGGGCACGGTCCTGGCCGATGGCGGTATCGGAAGTATCCGCCGTCGAGATGATGGTGAGTGCATCGCCAGACTGCACCTGCACAATGCCCGTCGTCTCCCAGCCGTTGACCAGCGCGCGCAGCACTGCAGCCTGGGAGTTCAGCTTCGGCAGCTTCCATACATACGACGCTGAGAAAACATGACGACGGTCGAAGTCCGAACGCCCCTGATCGAGGCTGCGGAAGTTCGGGTAATAGATGGGGTATACGTAGCTCAAGAGGTCACCGGGATCGTACGGCACATCATCCAGCGACTTCGCCCATGTGTAGTTGAACGAGTAGGTAAGGCCATGCGAGAGCCTCTGCTGCATAGTCACCTGCAGCGAGTGATAGGTGGCATTGGCTCCGTTATTGGTGTTGGTGATCGTGGAGAAGTTCGGATAGAGTCGCGCGCCATCCGTCCCGGAGGTATTGGCCTGGCCTGGGTTCTCTTCGAGGAAGGTGGTAAGGTGCGTGGAGCGCGAACCCACATACGCGATGCGGCTCATCAGGTTATTCGTGATTTGTTGTTCCATACCCAGATTCCACTGATAGGTCACCGGCGGAGGCAGATAGCCGTTGGCGTTGTAAGTGAACACCTGCACTGGCAGCGGAAAGACTCCGTTGGTGGCAAGGTTGGTCGGTGTTGGAAAGGGATTCGTGATGCCCTGATAGGGATTCGAGAATGGGCCCACCGGATTGGTGTACTGCACCGAAACCCCGAATGGTGTCACCTGAGCGGCGTTCGAGCTGTAGGTGCCCTGCGTGCGGCTGTCGTAGAAGACACCGCCACCACCACGCAATGAGGTCTTGCCATCACCGAAGACATCGAGCGCAAAGCCGAGACGCGGCTCAAAGTTGCTGAAGAGCGGCCTGTAGCCCTGCGGCTCAACGCCTTGATCGCCCGGAAACAGCAGGCCTGCCGGTGCATTCACATAGATCGACGAAGTCCTGTGCGCGGCATAAGCCGCAGGGTCAAACACCTCCGTACGCTTGCCTGCCTCGGTCCAGGGTAAATACGGCTCATACCGCAGACCGTAGCTGAGCGAGAGTCGGCGTGTGAGCTTCCACGAATCCTGCGCATAGAAGCCCGAGAACTTGTTGCGAAGAGCGCTGTATGTTCCTGCGCCCTGCACAAATGTGGTCACCGAACCTAGCAGGAAGCTGGCAGCGCCATCACCGGCGCGCTTGTTGAACGTGAACAGGCCGGGCTCCTGGTAGGGGCCGCCGTTGTCGATCTTGCTAAGCTCGATGCGTCCCCCGAAGGCGAAGTTGTGGTTGCCACGCACCCAGTGGACATCGTCCGACAGGTTATAGCTGTTGCGCTGGAACTGCGCATACGGATTGGCGCCGAGGCTAAAGTAACCTTTCACCTTCAGGCGCTCGATCGCCTTGAGGTCCGGCTGCCAGATCTTGACGCCGTAGTCAGCGAGGTCGGGCGCATTGTCCGGCGCATGCCGCTGGGCCAGCTCCTGCATATAGTTCACGATGATGTTGTTCAGCAGATGCGGCGTAAAGACGTGCGTCTCCGAGATTAATGAACTGCGGTACACGATGTTGGAGCCGTCGGTGTACGTCAGAAGGTTGCGCGGATCGAGATAGCCACCATAGAGAAAGGCATCCGAGAAAAAGTGCACGAACATCTGGTCCTTGTCGCTGAAGCTATGATCCACTCTGGTGACGTACTCATCGAAATTTTCCTTCAGCGGCACGCGATAGTACGTCTGGCCGTTGCCCGTGGCGTGCGGTAGATCCTGCAAGAGCGCAACAGCAGCCGGATCGAAGGCGGATGTCGGGACGATATTGTTCTTATACTTCGTTCCTGTGGACGGGTTCTTGACGCTTTCCGTCGCGCCGATCGGGTTATTTGCATTCACCGTCAACAGCGCGGAGAAGTCGCCGGTCCGCTCCGCATCCGTGGGTACGAAAGCGTTCGACGGGGTCTGGTTGCGCCACAAGCTTTTCTGGTAGCCGAACATAAAAAAGGTGCTGGGAACTTTGCCCAAGCGCGGAATGCCAAGAGGTCCGGAGATGGTGCCGCCGAACTGGTTTCTCTTCAAAGGGTCCACTGTCTTGACCGGAGGCGTGGTCTGGGAAGACTGCACGTATCCAAAGGGCGACGCGGCATTGAAGACACCGTTGCGCAGATACTCGAACAGTACGCCGTGATACTTCGCTTGACCGGTCTTGATCACGATATTGACGACACCGCCGGCATTTTGCCCATACTCCGCGTTATAGTTGCTGGTCTGAACGCTGAACTCCTGCAACGCATCCGGAAACGGGAACGGTCCGTTGACGTTGGTGTATTCGTCGACATTGTTGCCACCATCGAGCATGTAGCTCGTCTCAAAGACGCGCGACCCGTTGATGGATGTTGAGGCGACAACGGGAAACGTCTTCGTGACGCCCTGGTCCGCACCGTCGTTTGGCCCTGCTACTGCACCAGCAACCAAGGTCGTGAGCTGAGCGGCATTGCGGCCGTTCAGAGGAAGCTCTTCAACCTGTGCACTGTTGACGACCTGCGATAGCGCCCCGTCTGTGGTGTTTACCTGCGTGGCATCGGCTGTCACCGTCACGACATCTCCGGAGGAACCTACCTTGAGCACCACATTCAACATCAGCGACTGATCCGCCTGAAGAGTGATCCCCTTCTGCGTGTAGGTGACAAAGCCGGAAGAGGTCACCCTCAGCGTGTACTGCGTCGGCGCCAACTGCGGAAAGGTAAACCGGCCGCTGTCATTGGTGGGCACGGTCGCCTGCTGGCCAGTATTGGTCTGCGTCGCCACGATACTGGCACCCACCACGACCGCGCCACTCGTATCAACTACAGTGCCCTGGATACTGCCGAACCCCTGCGCAAAGAGATGAGACAACGATGCGCAGAACACGACCAGCACGACCATCACGCGAAGACCCAAACGCTGATAGGAAATGAGACACAGACGGGAGAAGGCAGAGTGCAATGACAAGATCGGACTCCTTAGAGAAACAGTCTGACAGCGAGAATTACCGGCCTTCCTGGAGCGGAAACGAGTGACGTTCAGCATGCACGGGCTCGTTGCCTCCCGGAAGAACGGGTGGCCCAGCGTGATTTCGGTACCGCTCTGGAGCACTTACCCCAGAACGGGGAGGAGGGGCAGGAATCTAGGTACAAAGTATGACTTGATGACAGGACTGTCAACAGAAAATTTCTCCATTTATGGAATAATTTTCCAGATAGTTGAGAAAATCGCATGGTCGTGCTGGAAAGAGTTTTGGAGGTCTGCTTGATTTGCCTCTTCATCTCAGGGGAAGAAACGATCCCGTATATCGCTGGCAAGTCACTGCAAATGAATGAATCGAAACTCAAAGGAATGTTGATCGAGGCATTCCATATCGAATGAGACATCGGGGCGACTGATTTTCTTTCTCGTATGGTAAATTTTCATAAGCTTTACTGTTTCCATCTCGAAAGTGTTCGAGATGGACCCCAAAATATCGAGTAAGGTTGGTTTCCCCGCATGAAAGCGACACGTGCTGGCAGAAAAGGAAGTCTGGGGCTGAAAGAGATCGCGGCCGCGACCAGCGTCAGCGTGGCTACCGTGTCACGCGTGCTGAACGGAAGCAGTCGCGTCGACCCCGCGATGCGAAAACTGGTCCTTGAGGCAGCCGCCAGGCTCGAGATCTCGCCGCAGCGCCGCAATAAGCCCGGCTCTCTGGTCTTTCTGCTCAACAACCGGTCGGCACTCGCACCTTTTCACGCCAGCATCCTTGTGGGGGCCGAGGCCTACTGTGCAGCGCACGGCTGGGACCTTTTCTTTTTCTCGTTTCAGTACTCGCCCAACGTCTCTTCGCGAGAGCTACATCTGCCCAAAGTCCTTCAGCGCCGCGATTCGGTACGTGGCGTTATACTCGCCGGCGATACCTCCCCAAATTTTCTCGAACTTCTGGAGCAAAAAGAGATCAGTTATGTTGTTCTTGGCAACAATATCCTCGGCGAGGCGACGGAACTGAAGAATGATGTGGTCTTCTCGGATGAGACCCGTGGTGGCGGAGACGTCTCTCGTTACCTCATCAGCCTGGGCCACCAGCACATCTGGTTCGTTGGGAACACCCGCCTGCCGTGGTTTGCCCGCTATTACGACGGCTATCGTCAATCGATGGAGGAGGCCGGCCTCACGCCGCGTTTCAGC
This window harbors:
- a CDS encoding TonB-dependent receptor gives rise to the protein MGLRVMVVLVVFCASLSHLFAQGFGSIQGTVVDTSGAVVVGASIVATQTNTGQQATVPTNDSGRFTFPQLAPTQYTLRVTSSGFVTYTQKGITLQADQSLMLNVVLKVGSSGDVVTVTADATQVNTTDGALSQVVNSAQVEELPLNGRNAAQLTTLVAGAVAGPNDGADQGVTKTFPVVASTSINGSRVFETSYMLDGGNNVDEYTNVNGPFPFPDALQEFSVQTSNYNAEYGQNAGGVVNIVIKTGQAKYHGVLFEYLRNGVFNAASPFGYVQSSQTTPPVKTVDPLKRNQFGGTISGPLGIPRLGKVPSTFFMFGYQKSLWRNQTPSNAFVPTDAERTGDFSALLTVNANNPIGATESVKNPSTGTKYKNNIVPTSAFDPAAVALLQDLPHATGNGQTYYRVPLKENFDEYVTRVDHSFSDKDQMFVHFFSDAFLYGGYLDPRNLLTYTDGSNIVYRSSLISETHVFTPHLLNNIIVNYMQELAQRHAPDNAPDLADYGVKIWQPDLKAIERLKVKGYFSLGANPYAQFQRNSYNLSDDVHWVRGNHNFAFGGRIELSKIDNGGPYQEPGLFTFNKRAGDGAASFLLGSVTTFVQGAGTYSALRNKFSGFYAQDSWKLTRRLSLSYGLRYEPYLPWTEAGKRTEVFDPAAYAAHRTSSIYVNAPAGLLFPGDQGVEPQGYRPLFSNFEPRLGFALDVFGDGKTSLRGGGGVFYDSRTQGTYSSNAAQVTPFGVSVQYTNPVGPFSNPYQGITNPFPTPTNLATNGVFPLPVQVFTYNANGYLPPPVTYQWNLGMEQQITNNLMSRIAYVGSRSTHLTTFLEENPGQANTSGTDGARLYPNFSTITNTNNGANATYHSLQVTMQQRLSHGLTYSFNYTWAKSLDDVPYDPGDLLSYVYPIYYPNFRSLDQGRSDFDRRHVFSASYVWKLPKLNSQAAVLRALVNGWETTGIVQVQSGDALTIISTADTSDTAIGQDRAQFNGTKAYGGGSCTSSSGPCRNFLNVSAFSSPAYGSFGNMGKGALTGPGYVNWDSGLYRVFPIYAQTVLQFRAEYFNVLNKTNLADPVNDVAASGFGNIISNGGYTPRIAQLSLKLRF
- a CDS encoding MFS transporter, with product MMDVSHSAPPRRTSSIRWWICVLLFASTVINYLDRQSLALLAPNLKQMFLWDNRDYAQLVIGFRVTYTVGQVFWGRLLDRVGTRKGATISVALYSVASMLTPLAGGLSSFLGFRCLLGVGESGNWPAATKAVSEWFPARERGLATAFFDSGSSLGGAIAPFLIFWIYRHWGWRAAFAVPGLLGVVWLLVWRWFYHQPEQHPMISAEELSMLQEEKRLAGTDSADEPVSLKSLLALRETWGCIAARALTDPVWFFITDWFPIYLVSKGFALSSSLLAVWVPFLAADAGSYVGGLVSGWLIQRGWPLLPARKAIVVAGGIGTLFLIPTIFATNLLVLTALFGIATFSYQAFSVMANVLPPDLYQPRGVATVSGLSGTAAGIGTIIGYEAIGYFSDARSTSGTHAFDPIMIVCGLVPFVGALLVVWLIRPQRSASTALKSV
- a CDS encoding LacI family DNA-binding transcriptional regulator, with product MKATRAGRKGSLGLKEIAAATSVSVATVSRVLNGSSRVDPAMRKLVLEAAARLEISPQRRNKPGSLVFLLNNRSALAPFHASILVGAEAYCAAHGWDLFFFSFQYSPNVSSRELHLPKVLQRRDSVRGVILAGDTSPNFLELLEQKEISYVVLGNNILGEATELKNDVVFSDETRGGGDVSRYLISLGHQHIWFVGNTRLPWFARYYDGYRQSMEEAGLTPRFSSIDSKDDTEIGYLGTKYLLSTGEPVTAIFAGNDATACGVYKGLREQGWRIPEDISVAGCNDTVGGLLYPGLTTIREFPEQVGRHMAELLLERIANPNLEPRRLTIPTEFIRRDSCAAASAAQQKFNEALPPSAISH
- a CDS encoding glycoside hydrolase family 88/105 protein; this translates as MGVVEQTMKAHPVLASLGKWNYTRALTLYAIEKVYERTHDLRYLHYVQGWADAHVSAKGEIDEPLVDLDNMLPGILMLSLYRDTGEERYRIAAQTIRRRFDTYPRTKDGGLWHGAGVEHTHQLWLDGMFMSMPFLVQYGEMFGDQKYAYREASKQLLLYASHLNDPKTGLLFHAYDELGTEPWAQPVTHHSSFFWGRSIGWYGVALVEVLETMPKNDPDRPKLMALVRQLAAAFERYQDPHTGLWFNVVDKADEPGNWLETSASSMFIYMLSKGVERGYIEPKYAGIACKGYRGMLTKLIANPEGRVSVTAICAGTVVGDLAYYLKRPANTDDLHGIGAFMLMSEQMKNTPCARTNASR
- a CDS encoding family 20 glycosylhydrolase, translated to MKLSAIIRSALFLTLGTTAFPQEPALVPLPREVRSLGSISLAHGLNISVPGGDAEDKAAAADLAGTLKERGIQPSARPSVHIIFLRVTVRSAAAILARNHIELTPAMHDEGYAIVSEGNTTYDIASTSAGIFYGAQTLAQLITVDHSVAMLHAVILRDWPAMKYRGLSHDLSRGPISTLAFQQHIIRVLAQFKANIYSPYCEVSLAYPGNPLPAPYHGAMTPADVAALVAYAKPYHVTIIPEQEAFGHLHHALMFEQYSSLAETPHGSALAPQALGSIELIDQWFRQIATMFPGPFLHVGGDEVNELGLGQSKERVAQQGEPKTYMDFLMRIHAQLQPLKKKLLFWGDIAMSHPDLVKKLPSDMIAVAWDYDPRPQGFDKWIRPFTDIGMETWVAPGINNWNRIYPNNDEALRNIQGFVSDGQRLGATGELNTMWNVDEDNEGLFNNNWYGVLFGAAAGWQPGSSSIPVFHQSFGQVFHGDFSGKLNQAQLELTEASMAFRKAGFKYGAMTDLFWADPWSEQGRLDSAKILPVAHTIRMHAERAITLIHEAQVSAPLREPDALNAMEIAARRIDFVAYKFQMADEILTAYRQAVEQNNGTKAKGAPLFHISYFYQDLISTYGQLRDMYQDAWQKENRSYALQNVMVHYDMSMQLWMLRSDLFRDAKLHFTQTRILPVPQELGMPAYR